Proteins encoded in a region of the Paracholeplasma morum genome:
- a CDS encoding ABC transporter permease produces the protein MKKLHKPLAKGFMGLLLVFIYAPIVSLIVFSFNENKSLTNWGGFSLKWYTKLFDSTDIMTAVVMTLLIAVLATLISTVIGTFAAIALSKSKKLVKDMVLTVNNIPIVNPEIVTAVGLLLLFVSFQIDRGYTTMLLAHIAFCTPYVIITVYPKVRSLDPNLAEAANDLGATPLQALRMVILPEIKVAVVAAAAIAFTMSFDDFVISYFTAGSATNISIYLYTLRRGVEPTINALSTIIILVIGLLVTYRFFKSSEEEKKEID, from the coding sequence ATGAAAAAACTTCATAAGCCACTGGCAAAAGGATTCATGGGGTTATTGTTAGTATTCATATACGCACCAATCGTATCCTTAATTGTATTCTCATTTAATGAAAATAAGAGTTTAACCAATTGGGGAGGTTTCTCCTTAAAATGGTATACGAAACTCTTTGATTCAACAGACATTATGACAGCAGTCGTAATGACCCTATTAATCGCAGTATTAGCGACACTGATTTCAACTGTGATTGGGACGTTTGCGGCAATTGCTTTAAGTAAGTCAAAAAAACTGGTAAAAGATATGGTTTTAACGGTTAACAACATTCCTATCGTTAACCCAGAAATTGTTACCGCAGTTGGGTTATTGTTATTGTTTGTAAGCTTTCAAATAGATAGAGGCTATACAACAATGTTATTGGCTCATATAGCGTTTTGTACCCCTTACGTCATCATTACGGTTTACCCTAAGGTTAGATCATTAGATCCTAACTTAGCAGAAGCCGCGAACGACCTTGGGGCAACCCCACTACAAGCTTTAAGAATGGTCATACTACCTGAGATTAAAGTGGCTGTGGTTGCTGCTGCCGCAATCGCATTTACGATGAGTTTTGATGACTTTGTTATTTCGTATTTTACTGCAGGTTCTGCAACCAATATTAGCATTTATTTATACACGTTAAGACGCGGTGTTGAACCGACGATCAATGCGTTATCGACCATCATCATTTTGGTCATTGGACTTTTAGTTACTTATCGGTTCTTTAAGTCAAGCGAAGAAGAGAAAAAGGAGATTGATTAA